One genomic segment of Thermogemmatispora onikobensis includes these proteins:
- a CDS encoding class II fumarate hydratase, producing MAEETRIERDSMGEMRVPANAYYGASTQRAVLNFPISDLRFPRAFIRALGQIKQAAAQTNAELGLLDERIAAAIVQAAQEVIDGKLDEHFVVDIFQTGSGTSTNMNANEVIANRASELLGGARGSRLVHPNDHVNFGQSSNDVIPTAIHLSALVSIDKELIPALEEMQRVLQEKAETFWPVIKTGRTHLQDATPIRLGQEFLGYAGQIERGIARLRHAENELSEVALGGTAVGTGINTHPEFAARVCRRLSEMNGVSVRETSNHFQAQSTLDNAVEVSGGLNTLAVSLMKIANDIRWMGSGPRAGFGEIELPAVQPGSSIMPGKVNPVIAESLCMVCAQVMGNHTTITVAGQSGNFEINVMMPVTAYNLLQSINLLSAAVRNFTEQCLRGIKATEKGPEMVERGLAICTALAPIIGYDAAAEIAKEAHRTGRTVREVARERTQLSEEELARILDPERMTQPGLEGGPAAG from the coding sequence CTGGCAGAAGAAACGCGCATCGAACGCGACTCTATGGGTGAGATGCGCGTCCCAGCCAACGCCTACTACGGAGCCAGTACTCAGCGCGCCGTTCTCAACTTTCCCATCAGCGATCTCCGCTTCCCGCGTGCTTTTATCCGTGCCCTTGGTCAGATCAAGCAGGCAGCAGCGCAGACCAATGCTGAGCTGGGCCTGCTTGACGAGCGCATCGCTGCCGCCATTGTCCAGGCGGCCCAGGAGGTCATCGACGGCAAACTCGACGAACATTTTGTCGTTGATATCTTCCAGACCGGTTCGGGGACCTCGACGAACATGAACGCCAACGAGGTTATTGCCAACCGGGCCAGCGAGCTTCTGGGAGGAGCGCGCGGTTCGCGACTCGTCCATCCCAACGATCACGTCAACTTCGGGCAGTCCTCCAACGACGTCATCCCCACAGCCATTCATCTCTCCGCACTGGTCAGCATCGACAAAGAGCTGATCCCAGCCTTGGAGGAGATGCAGCGTGTACTGCAAGAAAAAGCCGAAACCTTCTGGCCCGTCATCAAGACCGGGCGCACCCACCTGCAGGATGCCACTCCCATCCGACTGGGACAGGAGTTTCTCGGCTACGCCGGCCAGATCGAGCGTGGCATCGCCCGCCTGCGTCACGCAGAAAATGAACTCTCCGAGGTTGCGCTCGGCGGTACCGCGGTTGGTACCGGCATCAACACCCATCCCGAGTTTGCCGCTCGCGTCTGCCGTCGGCTCTCCGAAATGAACGGAGTGAGCGTGCGCGAGACCAGCAACCATTTCCAGGCTCAGAGCACGCTCGATAACGCAGTGGAGGTCAGCGGCGGCCTCAACACCCTGGCCGTCAGTCTGATGAAGATTGCCAACGATATCCGCTGGATGGGATCGGGACCACGCGCAGGTTTCGGCGAAATCGAGCTGCCCGCTGTCCAGCCCGGCAGCTCCATCATGCCAGGCAAAGTCAACCCGGTCATCGCCGAGTCGCTGTGCATGGTCTGTGCCCAGGTTATGGGCAACCACACCACGATCACGGTGGCCGGCCAGTCGGGCAACTTCGAGATCAACGTAATGATGCCAGTGACGGCCTATAATCTTCTTCAGTCGATCAACCTGCTCAGCGCCGCCGTGCGGAATTTCACCGAGCAGTGCCTGCGCGGCATCAAGGCCACCGAGAAAGGGCCGGAGATGGTCGAGCGCGGACTGGCCATTTGCACAGCGCTGGCCCCCATCATTGGCTACGACGCCGCCGCCGAGATCGCCAAGGAGGCCCATCGCACGGGGCGCACAGTGCGTGAGGTAGCCCGCGAGCGCACACAGCTGAGCGAAGAAGAACTGGCCCGCATTCTGGACCCAGAGCGCATGACGCAGCCTGGCCTGGAGGGCGGGCCTGCCGCAGGCTAA
- a CDS encoding DUF5680 domain-containing protein → MEQFEQEDFLAFLLEAKRHTYAALGDAASVRPLLPGSRQLEWHNGVWHYRDIYFGMAFFVGQEVVSWRGQPVWSMAYAGGVTEELADQEDQVARVYAFLRRALQQVSAELPFRGPACWGENGWRYVNHVEGNLKMFQGAEEIAAAGTVLYRLCYHGGFLR, encoded by the coding sequence ATGGAACAGTTTGAGCAAGAGGATTTCCTGGCTTTTCTCCTGGAGGCAAAACGCCATACCTATGCTGCGCTGGGAGATGCGGCCTCGGTGAGACCGTTGCTGCCCGGTTCCCGACAGTTGGAGTGGCACAATGGTGTCTGGCACTATCGCGATATCTACTTTGGTATGGCCTTCTTTGTTGGTCAAGAGGTAGTTTCCTGGCGCGGGCAGCCGGTTTGGTCAATGGCCTATGCTGGCGGTGTGACGGAGGAGCTTGCAGACCAGGAAGATCAGGTCGCCCGGGTCTACGCCTTTTTACGTCGCGCACTGCAGCAAGTATCAGCGGAGCTACCGTTTCGCGGCCCTGCTTGTTGGGGAGAGAATGGGTGGCGCTATGTGAACCATGTAGAGGGTAACCTGAAGATGTTTCAGGGAGCAGAGGAGATAGCTGCTGCTGGAACAGTTCTCTATCGTCTGTGTTATCATGGGGGCTTTTTGCGCTAA
- the tpiA gene encoding triose-phosphate isomerase has product MTTTPARTAIIAGNWKMHYGPRLASSFALEITPALGKLLNEYPYLLCILCPPAISLSAVREVLDALLFERIELGAQNMHFEEKGAFTGEISPLMVRELCTTVIVGHSERRTYFGESDELVNRKAQAALGHGLRPIVCVGERLEEYEAGKTEAVIRSQVQASLANFRSERACDVVIAYEPVWAIGTGKACPGEEAQRTIRLIRELYADMYDSETANAVRILYGGSVTSANIAEYVAQADIDGALVGGASLKPDFVEIVRKSIEVLKQA; this is encoded by the coding sequence ATGACAACTACCCCGGCGCGCACTGCCATTATCGCTGGTAATTGGAAGATGCACTATGGCCCTCGCCTGGCTTCTAGCTTTGCGCTGGAGATCACGCCGGCTTTGGGCAAGTTGCTGAACGAGTATCCGTACTTACTTTGCATTCTCTGCCCACCGGCTATCTCGCTCTCGGCTGTCCGCGAGGTGCTCGATGCTCTGCTCTTCGAACGCATTGAGCTGGGCGCTCAGAATATGCATTTCGAGGAGAAGGGGGCGTTCACTGGCGAGATTTCTCCGCTGATGGTACGCGAGCTGTGTACAACGGTCATCGTAGGCCACTCGGAGCGTCGCACCTATTTTGGCGAGAGCGATGAGCTGGTAAATCGCAAGGCCCAGGCCGCCCTCGGTCATGGCTTGCGCCCGATTGTGTGTGTGGGCGAACGCCTGGAGGAGTATGAGGCTGGGAAAACGGAGGCGGTGATTCGTTCTCAGGTGCAGGCGAGCCTGGCGAATTTCCGTAGCGAGCGGGCCTGCGACGTGGTGATCGCTTACGAGCCGGTGTGGGCAATTGGCACGGGCAAAGCCTGCCCCGGTGAGGAGGCTCAGCGGACCATCCGCCTGATCCGCGAGCTGTATGCCGATATGTATGACAGTGAGACCGCCAATGCTGTGCGCATTCTCTATGGGGGAAGCGTGACTTCGGCCAATATCGCTGAGTATGTGGCCCAGGCCGATATTGATGGGGCTCTCGTCGGTGGGGCCAGTCTGAAGCCCGACTTTGTGGAGATTGTGCGCAAGAGTATTGAGGTGCTGAAGCAGGCTTGA
- a CDS encoding phosphoglycerate kinase, whose product MNKKTVRDIEVEGKRVLVRVDFNVPLDEEGHITDDTRIRAALPTIQYLLDHGAAVILMSHLGRPKGKVVEKLRMAPVAVRLSELLQRPVQLAPDCIGPQVEELARALLPGQVLLLENLRFHPEEEQNDAEFARRLATLGDLYVNDAFGTAHRAHASTEGVTHYLPGVAGFLMEKELNFLGAALENPRRPFVAMIGGAKVSDKIAVLERLLTLADALLIGGGMANTFLKAEGFEVGASLVEEGKLDVARGLLARARERRLELVLPVDVVIADRFAPDAQWRVVPRDQVEEGWRILDIGPETVAAFRQVLEKAQTIVWNGTLGVAEMPAFARGTNAAIEILAACTARGATTIIGGGDSAAAVEQAGAADKMTHVSTGGGASLEFLEGRVLPGVAALQDR is encoded by the coding sequence ATGAATAAGAAGACGGTTCGTGATATCGAGGTGGAGGGGAAACGGGTGCTGGTGCGCGTGGATTTCAATGTGCCTCTCGATGAAGAGGGGCACATTACTGATGATACGCGCATCCGGGCCGCGTTGCCAACGATTCAGTATTTGCTCGACCACGGGGCGGCGGTCATTCTGATGTCCCATCTGGGCCGGCCTAAAGGCAAAGTGGTGGAGAAACTGCGCATGGCTCCTGTGGCTGTGCGTCTGAGCGAGCTATTGCAGCGCCCTGTCCAGCTGGCTCCCGATTGTATCGGTCCCCAGGTGGAGGAGTTGGCTCGGGCTTTACTGCCGGGTCAGGTTCTCCTGCTGGAGAATCTGCGCTTCCACCCCGAGGAAGAGCAGAATGATGCTGAATTCGCTCGCCGTCTGGCGACGCTCGGCGATCTCTATGTGAACGATGCCTTTGGCACGGCCCACCGCGCTCATGCCTCTACAGAAGGCGTTACCCACTATCTGCCCGGCGTTGCTGGCTTCTTGATGGAGAAGGAGCTGAATTTCCTCGGCGCTGCCCTGGAGAACCCCCGTCGTCCTTTTGTGGCCATGATCGGCGGGGCCAAGGTCTCCGATAAGATCGCTGTCCTGGAGCGCTTGCTGACGCTGGCCGATGCCTTGTTGATCGGCGGCGGGATGGCCAATACCTTTCTGAAGGCTGAGGGCTTTGAGGTTGGCGCTTCGCTGGTGGAGGAGGGCAAGCTCGATGTGGCTCGCGGTCTGCTGGCGCGCGCGCGTGAACGCAGACTAGAGCTGGTGCTGCCGGTGGATGTGGTGATTGCCGATCGCTTTGCCCCCGATGCTCAATGGCGCGTGGTGCCGCGCGATCAGGTGGAAGAAGGCTGGCGTATTCTGGATATCGGACCAGAGACGGTGGCGGCTTTCCGCCAGGTGCTGGAGAAGGCCCAGACGATTGTCTGGAATGGCACGCTCGGGGTGGCTGAGATGCCTGCTTTCGCTCGCGGCACAAACGCGGCGATTGAGATTCTGGCAGCCTGTACCGCCCGGGGGGCCACCACTATCATCGGCGGCGGCGATTCCGCTGCCGCAGTGGAGCAGGCTGGCGCTGCTGATAAGATGACGCATGTGTCAACCGGAGGCGGCGCTTCGTTAGAGTTCCTCGAAGGGCGCGTCCTGCCTGGGGTCGCAGCTCTGCAGGATCGCTGA
- the gap gene encoding type I glyceraldehyde-3-phosphate dehydrogenase yields MVTRVGINGFGRIGRQSFKAMLERYPHELEVVAINDLTDTYTNAHLLKYDSTYGRFPGQVEATPESLIVNGHSIKVLAQRDPAQIPWGDLGVDIVIESTGLFTDADKAKAHLQGGAKKVIISAPAKGEDLTIVLGVNEHMYDPARHHIISNASCTTNCLAPAAKVLNDRFGIEHGLMNTIHSYTNDQRIQDLVHKDLRRARAAALNIIPTTTGAARAVALVIPELKGRFDGMSLRVPTPTVSVVDFVATLRKPATREEVNEAYKEAAAGPLKGILDYTEEPLVSSDFRGDSHSAIIDGLSTMVTGGGYMVKVIAWYDNEWGYSTRVADLTHFVAEKGW; encoded by the coding sequence ATGGTAACACGAGTAGGCATCAACGGTTTTGGCCGTATTGGACGGCAGTCCTTCAAGGCGATGCTCGAACGTTATCCCCACGAGCTAGAGGTCGTCGCCATTAACGATCTCACCGACACCTACACCAATGCCCACTTGCTCAAGTACGACTCCACCTATGGCCGTTTCCCGGGCCAGGTTGAGGCCACCCCCGAATCCCTCATCGTCAATGGCCACAGCATCAAGGTCCTCGCTCAGCGCGATCCCGCGCAAATTCCCTGGGGTGACCTGGGTGTCGATATCGTGATTGAGTCCACCGGCCTCTTCACCGATGCCGATAAAGCCAAGGCTCACTTGCAGGGTGGAGCGAAAAAGGTGATCATCTCCGCACCTGCTAAGGGCGAGGATCTCACCATCGTGCTCGGCGTCAATGAGCACATGTATGACCCGGCCAGGCACCACATTATCTCGAACGCCTCCTGTACGACAAACTGCCTGGCTCCCGCCGCTAAGGTCCTCAACGACCGCTTCGGCATCGAGCATGGCCTGATGAATACAATCCACTCCTATACGAATGATCAGCGCATTCAGGACCTGGTGCACAAGGATTTGCGCCGTGCTCGCGCCGCGGCCCTCAATATTATTCCAACCACTACTGGCGCCGCCCGCGCTGTGGCGCTGGTAATCCCCGAGCTGAAGGGCCGCTTCGATGGCATGTCCCTCCGGGTACCTACTCCGACGGTCTCGGTCGTCGACTTCGTAGCAACTCTGCGCAAGCCGGCTACGCGCGAGGAGGTGAATGAGGCTTATAAGGAGGCTGCTGCCGGCCCCCTCAAGGGGATCTTGGATTATACCGAAGAGCCGCTGGTCTCCTCCGATTTCCGCGGCGACTCTCATTCTGCCATTATCGATGGCCTCTCGACGATGGTCACTGGTGGCGGTTACATGGTCAAGGTGATCGCCTGGTACGATAATGAGTGGGGCTACTCGACACGTGTGGCCGATCTCACCCACTTCGTCGCCGAGAAGGGCTGGTAG